In one Selenihalanaerobacter shriftii genomic region, the following are encoded:
- a CDS encoding bifunctional enoyl-CoA hydratase/phosphate acetyltransferase, which yields MINDFDELLAQAEVLEVSTMSIAAPYDSDTLKAIKLAEERGLIETILVGDKTRIREAAAEVGYKLNKAEVINIADDSEAALEAVRQVHIGNAAFVMKGLISSATILKAVLHQDFGLRTGQLLSYVAALDIPKSDRLLFMTDPAINIKPSLEEKVDIVQNSISMAHALGVKNPKVAALAAIEIENEKMPATLDAAALAKMNAEGKITGGIVDGPLAFDNAVSLKAKKRKGIKSEVAGRADIFLVPYIEVGNVLYKALTYYADTKIAGIVMGARTPVAMSSRADDHVNKLTSIALGKVVANY from the coding sequence TTGATAAATGATTTTGACGAATTATTAGCACAAGCAGAAGTACTAGAAGTGAGTACTATGAGTATTGCGGCACCTTATGATAGTGACACTTTAAAGGCTATTAAGTTGGCGGAAGAAAGAGGTTTAATTGAAACAATTTTAGTAGGAGATAAAACAAGGATACGGGAAGCAGCTGCGGAAGTAGGGTATAAATTAAATAAGGCAGAGGTTATCAATATAGCTGATGATTCAGAAGCTGCTTTAGAAGCAGTTAGACAGGTTCATATTGGTAATGCCGCTTTCGTGATGAAGGGGTTAATTAGTAGTGCTACTATTTTAAAAGCTGTTTTGCACCAGGATTTTGGGTTGAGAACAGGACAATTACTAAGTTATGTAGCAGCATTAGATATACCAAAATCGGATAGATTATTATTTATGACTGACCCTGCTATTAACATTAAACCTAGTTTAGAAGAAAAAGTTGACATTGTTCAAAATTCAATTAGTATGGCCCATGCTTTAGGGGTGAAAAATCCTAAAGTTGCTGCTTTAGCTGCTATTGAAATTGAAAATGAAAAGATGCCGGCAACATTAGATGCAGCAGCTTTAGCTAAAATGAATGCTGAAGGTAAGATTACAGGCGGAATTGTTGATGGTCCATTAGCTTTTGATAATGCTGTTAGTTTAAAAGCTAAAAAGCGAAAAGGGATAAAAAGTGAAGTAGCTGGGCGAGCTGATATCTTTTTAGTTCCTTACATAGAAGTAGGAAATGTACTATATAAAGCATTAACTTACTATGCGGACACAAAGATTGCTGGTATTGTCATGGGAGCCCGTACTCCAGTAGCCATGTCTTCAAGAGCAGATGATCATGTCAATAAATTAACTTCTATTGCATTAGGAAAAGTAGTAGCTAATTATTAA
- a CDS encoding glycerol-3-phosphate responsive antiterminator, giving the protein MLYFEHILKERPVIAAVKTLKDLESIPEKKIAAIFVLGGNIFNLPKIVETAIELDKLVFLHIDLVKGIGKDKYGMKYLAEEVGIDGIVTTKNYLIKAAKKYDLITIQRLFILDSSAFETGVNIIKSSKPDLVEVLPGLILPHIISDLRQKLKLPIIAGGLIKNKEQLKNILQTEILAVSTSSKDLWEFKV; this is encoded by the coding sequence ATGCTATACTTTGAACATATATTAAAAGAACGGCCAGTAATTGCAGCAGTTAAGACATTAAAAGATTTAGAATCTATTCCAGAAAAGAAGATAGCGGCTATTTTTGTTTTAGGTGGTAATATATTTAATCTACCTAAAATTGTTGAAACAGCTATTGAGTTAGATAAATTAGTCTTTTTACATATAGATTTAGTAAAAGGGATAGGGAAAGATAAATATGGAATGAAATACTTAGCAGAAGAAGTAGGAATTGATGGTATAGTTACCACCAAAAATTATCTAATTAAAGCTGCTAAGAAGTATGATTTAATTACAATTCAAAGATTATTTATCTTGGACTCTTCTGCTTTTGAAACAGGTGTCAATATTATTAAAAGTTCAAAGCCTGATTTAGTTGAAGTATTGCCAGGTTTAATTCTGCCTCATATAATTAGCGATTTGCGTCAAAAACTGAAGCTACCAATTATTGCTGGAGGGTTAATCAAGAATAAAGAACAGTTAAAGAATATATTACAGACAGAAATTTTAGCAGTTTCTACTAGTAGTAAGGATCTATGGGAATTTAAGGTATAA
- the ilvA gene encoding threonine ammonia-lyase has translation MELVTLQDIKNARHNLDGIIEETELDYSRTFSKLSGNEIYLKPENLQRTGSFKIRGAYNKIVNLTAKEKEKGVVAASAGNHAQGVALGATKAEIDSTIIMPKGAPIAKVKATQDYGAKVILSGNTYDEAHEKEEEYAEETGATIIPAFNDLDVIAGQGTIGLEILEELPDVEVIIAPIGGGGLLSGIATAVKETKPNVEIIGVEAVQAASMKASLRRGEVKTLTTVDTIADGIAVKRPGDLTYKIISKYVDHIVTVSEEEIAHAISLLSERSKLIVEGAGATGLAAVLNDKILLHGKKVAIVLSGGNIDLDMISTIIDRGMVKAGRRTVLTTRLPDTPGVLKKLLSVIAKTEANVISVHHDRLNPDISLKQAEVELALETKDSEHIEKIINKLKESGYDLKRLR, from the coding sequence ATGGAGTTAGTGACGCTACAGGATATTAAGAATGCTCGACATAATTTGGATGGGATAATTGAAGAAACAGAATTAGATTATTCTCGAACTTTTAGCAAATTAAGTGGAAATGAAATATACTTAAAACCTGAAAATTTACAAAGGACGGGTTCTTTTAAGATTAGAGGTGCCTATAATAAGATAGTTAACTTAACAGCTAAAGAGAAAGAAAAAGGAGTTGTAGCTGCCTCAGCTGGTAATCATGCACAAGGGGTTGCTTTAGGAGCTACTAAAGCTGAGATTGATTCCACAATTATTATGCCTAAAGGAGCACCGATAGCTAAGGTGAAAGCTACTCAAGATTATGGTGCTAAAGTGATTTTGAGTGGAAATACTTATGATGAGGCACACGAAAAAGAAGAAGAATATGCAGAAGAGACAGGGGCTACTATTATTCCAGCATTTAATGATTTAGATGTGATTGCTGGTCAAGGGACTATTGGTTTAGAAATTTTAGAAGAGTTGCCAGATGTAGAAGTAATCATTGCACCTATTGGAGGCGGTGGATTACTGTCTGGAATTGCAACTGCTGTTAAAGAAACTAAGCCTAATGTAGAGATAATTGGTGTGGAAGCAGTTCAAGCAGCTTCTATGAAAGCTTCATTAAGGCGAGGGGAAGTAAAGACTTTAACAACAGTAGATACTATTGCTGATGGAATTGCTGTTAAGAGACCAGGAGATTTAACTTATAAGATTATTTCAAAATATGTTGATCATATCGTAACTGTTAGTGAAGAGGAGATTGCTCATGCTATTTCATTATTATCAGAGCGGTCAAAGCTAATAGTAGAAGGAGCAGGAGCTACTGGATTAGCTGCAGTATTGAATGATAAGATTTTATTACATGGTAAGAAAGTAGCTATAGTTTTAAGTGGTGGAAATATAGATTTAGATATGATTTCTACAATTATAGATAGAGGTATGGTTAAAGCGGGTAGAAGAACTGTATTGACTACACGTTTACCAGATACTCCCGGTGTTTTAAAAAAGTTATTAAGCGTTATCGCTAAGACAGAAGCAAATGTGATTTCAGTTCATCATGATCGTTTAAATCCAGATATTTCTTTAAAACAGGCTGAAGTAGAGTTAGCATTAGAGACCAAGGATTCAGAACATATTGAAAAAATCATTAATAAACTTAAAGAATCAGGATATGATTTAAAAAGATTAAGATAA
- a CDS encoding helix-turn-helix transcriptional regulator, translated as MRILVDNERDIHPYLDNLKIVGKGIYQTLGDNSEVVIHDLSNPESSIVFLAGELTDRDLGGPVTDLVLRVLRNEEEIDDVLKYRNQTKNGRTFKSSTMFVKDEVGKVIGCLCINYDITNLLLTQNIIDDLCSVEGNLADDPQQQETFASDVTEILAEMIHKAKSQVDKPVPFMNKEDKLEVIRFLEKRGAFMIKGAVEAAAEDLGVSRYTIYNYLKEIEGTK; from the coding sequence ATGAGAATATTAGTTGATAATGAAAGAGACATCCACCCTTATTTAGATAATTTAAAAATAGTTGGTAAAGGTATTTATCAAACTTTAGGCGATAATTCAGAAGTTGTTATCCATGATTTGAGTAATCCCGAAAGCTCTATTGTTTTTTTGGCTGGAGAATTGACTGATAGAGATTTAGGTGGACCTGTGACTGATTTGGTTTTAAGAGTTTTACGAAATGAAGAGGAAATAGATGATGTTTTAAAATATCGTAATCAAACTAAAAATGGACGGACTTTTAAATCTTCAACTATGTTTGTCAAAGATGAAGTTGGTAAAGTTATAGGATGCTTATGTATTAATTACGATATTACTAACTTGCTTTTGACTCAAAATATTATTGATGATTTATGTTCAGTAGAAGGTAACCTTGCAGATGATCCTCAACAACAAGAGACATTTGCCAGTGATGTTACTGAAATATTAGCAGAAATGATTCATAAAGCTAAATCCCAGGTAGATAAGCCAGTACCTTTTATGAATAAAGAGGATAAATTAGAAGTAATTAGATTTTTAGAAAAACGTGGTGCTTTCATGATTAAAGGAGCTGTTGAGGCAGCAGCTGAAGATTTAGGTGTTTCACGATATACTATTTACAATTATTTAAAAGAGATTGAAGGGACAAAGTGA
- a CDS encoding RidA family protein translates to MSKSIISTDKAPAAIGPYSQATKAGGNLYVSGQIPINSKTGDLIEGDVPTQARQVLDNVKAVLEAADYELKDVIKAEVFLDDMNNFGKVNEVYAEYFDEEPPARACVEVARLPKDVVVEISVIAFK, encoded by the coding sequence ATGAGTAAAAGTATTATTAGTACAGATAAGGCTCCAGCAGCAATTGGACCATATTCTCAGGCTACTAAAGCAGGAGGGAACCTTTATGTTTCAGGTCAAATTCCTATTAATTCTAAGACTGGTGACTTAATTGAAGGAGATGTTCCAACTCAAGCACGTCAGGTTTTAGATAATGTTAAAGCTGTTTTAGAAGCAGCAGATTATGAATTAAAAGATGTAATAAAGGCTGAAGTATTTCTTGATGATATGAATAATTTTGGTAAAGTTAACGAAGTTTATGCCGAATATTTTGATGAAGAACCTCCGGCACGGGCTTGTGTAGAAGTGGCTCGTCTACCAAAAGATGTAGTAGTTGAAATTTCAGTGATTGCTTTTAAGTAA